In a genomic window of Nocardiopsis mwathae:
- a CDS encoding SpoIIE family protein phosphatase, with protein MKRWGEAFYDDGALSGAEVFEQAQVAVFVADRHGHLLYWNTFARELLGFADDRDLLGISLIDLGVHEADQERAAQLARRVLKGETWEGTFAVLRSDSTWIHLRSQAVPLRHDSGAIEGVVWFATEAMRYGRVEDQYGLLDRVGSRLASSLEFDTTVKAVAEILVPQFADHCFLDLFDHDRLVRRVSVHAEGWTPPPGTWFDVGEEVRYPDRHFVYEAMRTLQTQVVTDRIYPVDVAGERSAQVAEQVGMTSAIAAPLRARGELLGVLTLALSRLSPREKTSYGGFDRDLVGAIASRVALAIDNARLFEEERSTALAFQNSLLPSSFPRFDGLSIAHRYVPAKPLEAHGHGIQTQVGGDFYDVIPLSAGRVGMVVGDVEGRGPHAAAVMGQLRAALRAFAQADREPADILRELDEWVRRLGRPDGDGGTWVPSVSCLYMVYDAWSRSLSYANAGHQAPLLISDGQVSELALEVSDTLLGVKHRGAPFEDAIYHQADVTLPPGATLLLYTDGLVDRRPVGGTVNLHRSLTLLVERVRAVADKGVEQIAETAVTAVPGEIDDDTALLVVRTHPEELAIQEGWFVAEPPTVGEARHLAASTFRSWGMDRDQAELACLLVSEIVTNVVIHATPPPVHREFTPEGVKDSGLPFAHGGAMGLDEFDEDWSDLLEEVQEGDGSTTQDDEKRRFLLRLRRGASSVWVEVFDHDLRLPRIRSAGADDEGGRGLYLVDQLASRWGSRPTPDGKAVWFEIPLKGE; from the coding sequence ATGAAGCGGTGGGGGGAAGCCTTCTACGACGATGGCGCGCTCTCCGGGGCCGAGGTCTTCGAACAGGCGCAGGTCGCCGTCTTCGTGGCCGACCGACACGGCCACCTCCTGTACTGGAACACCTTCGCCCGCGAACTCCTCGGATTCGCCGACGATCGCGACCTCCTCGGCATCTCCCTCATCGACCTGGGCGTGCACGAGGCCGACCAAGAGCGCGCCGCCCAGCTCGCCCGCCGCGTCCTCAAGGGTGAGACGTGGGAGGGCACCTTCGCCGTCCTGCGCTCCGACTCCACCTGGATCCACCTGCGCTCCCAGGCGGTGCCGCTGCGGCACGACTCCGGGGCGATCGAGGGCGTCGTCTGGTTCGCCACCGAGGCCATGCGTTACGGGCGGGTGGAGGATCAGTACGGGTTGCTCGACCGGGTGGGCAGCCGCCTGGCCAGCTCGCTGGAGTTCGACACCACGGTGAAGGCGGTCGCCGAGATCCTGGTGCCGCAGTTCGCCGACCACTGCTTCCTCGACCTCTTCGACCACGACCGCCTGGTCCGGCGCGTGTCCGTGCACGCCGAGGGCTGGACCCCGCCCCCGGGCACCTGGTTCGACGTAGGTGAAGAGGTCCGATATCCCGATCGGCACTTCGTCTACGAAGCGATGCGGACCCTGCAGACCCAGGTCGTCACCGACCGGATCTACCCGGTGGACGTCGCCGGGGAGCGCTCCGCCCAGGTCGCCGAGCAGGTGGGGATGACATCGGCCATCGCGGCGCCTCTGCGCGCCCGCGGTGAACTCCTGGGTGTGCTCACGCTCGCCCTCTCCCGCCTGTCCCCCCGCGAGAAGACGAGCTACGGCGGCTTCGACCGCGACCTGGTCGGCGCCATCGCCTCACGGGTGGCTCTCGCCATCGACAACGCCCGCCTGTTCGAGGAGGAGCGCAGCACCGCGCTGGCCTTCCAGAACAGCCTGCTGCCCAGTTCCTTCCCGCGGTTCGACGGCCTGTCCATCGCGCACCGCTACGTCCCGGCCAAACCGCTGGAGGCCCACGGCCACGGCATCCAGACCCAGGTCGGCGGCGACTTCTACGACGTCATCCCGCTCTCGGCGGGCCGGGTCGGCATGGTCGTGGGCGACGTCGAGGGCCGCGGCCCGCACGCCGCCGCGGTCATGGGCCAGCTGCGTGCCGCCCTGCGCGCCTTCGCCCAGGCCGACCGGGAACCCGCCGACATCCTGCGCGAGCTGGACGAGTGGGTGCGCCGCCTGGGCCGTCCCGACGGCGACGGCGGCACCTGGGTGCCCAGTGTCAGCTGCCTCTACATGGTCTACGACGCGTGGTCGCGGTCGCTGTCCTATGCCAATGCCGGGCACCAGGCGCCGCTGCTCATCAGCGACGGCCAGGTATCGGAGCTGGCCCTGGAGGTCTCCGACACGCTGCTGGGCGTCAAACACCGGGGTGCCCCCTTCGAGGACGCGATCTACCATCAGGCCGATGTCACCCTGCCGCCCGGCGCCACCCTGCTGCTCTACACCGACGGCCTGGTCGACCGCCGTCCGGTGGGCGGCACGGTCAACCTGCACCGCTCACTGACCCTGCTGGTGGAGCGAGTGCGGGCCGTGGCCGACAAGGGGGTCGAGCAGATCGCGGAGACCGCCGTCACGGCGGTGCCGGGGGAGATCGACGACGACACCGCGCTGCTCGTGGTCCGCACCCACCCCGAGGAGCTGGCCATCCAGGAGGGCTGGTTCGTCGCCGAGCCCCCCACTGTCGGCGAGGCCCGGCACCTCGCGGCCAGCACGTTCCGCAGCTGGGGCATGGACCGCGACCAGGCCGAGCTGGCCTGCCTGCTGGTGTCCGAGATCGTCACCAACGTCGTCATCCACGCGACGCCTCCTCCGGTGCACCGGGAGTTCACGCCCGAAGGCGTCAAGGACTCCGGTCTCCCCTTCGCCCACGGCGGTGCGATGGGGCTCGACGAGTTCGACGAGGACTGGTCCGACCTGCTGGAAGAGGTCCAGGAGGGCGACGGTTCCACGACACAGGACGACGAGAAGCGCCGCTTCCTGCTGCGGCTGAGGCGGGGAGCGTCGTCGGTGTGGGTCGAGGTGTTCGACCACGACCTGCGCCTGCCGCGCATCCGCAGCGCGGGCGCCGACGACGAGGGCGGCAGAGGCCTCTACCTCGTGGACCAGTTGGCGTCCAGATGGGGCTCGCGCCCCACCCCCGACGGCAAGGCCGTGTGGTTCGAGATCCCCCTGAAAGGCGAATAG
- a CDS encoding metal-dependent transcriptional regulator, whose amino-acid sequence MTAHGLIDTTEMYLRTIFELEEEGIVPLRARIAERLQQSGPTVSQTVARMERDGLLRVENDRHLVMTPEGRKLATHVMRKHRLAERLLVDVIGLPWEEVHVEACRWEHVISEAVEERLVQLLNAPSVCPHGNPIPGLDELGLEDYAPEPFTDDSIVPMLDVANGTATRVTVRRISEQLQSDTDVMLDLKRAGVQPGKEVTLLLGDEGVRVIGGSERDGERSELDRHIAGHIFVAKP is encoded by the coding sequence TTGACCGCACACGGGCTTATCGACACCACGGAGATGTACCTCCGCACGATCTTCGAGCTCGAAGAGGAAGGCATCGTGCCGCTTCGGGCGCGGATCGCCGAGCGTCTCCAGCAGAGTGGCCCCACGGTCAGTCAGACAGTCGCCCGCATGGAGCGCGACGGCCTGCTCCGTGTCGAGAACGACCGCCATCTGGTCATGACCCCCGAAGGCCGTAAGCTCGCGACGCACGTCATGCGCAAGCACCGGCTGGCCGAGCGCCTGCTCGTCGACGTCATCGGCCTGCCCTGGGAGGAAGTGCACGTCGAGGCCTGCCGCTGGGAGCACGTGATCTCCGAGGCCGTCGAGGAGCGCCTGGTGCAGCTGCTCAACGCGCCCTCGGTCTGCCCCCACGGAAACCCCATCCCCGGGCTGGACGAACTCGGCCTGGAGGACTACGCTCCCGAGCCCTTCACCGACGACTCGATCGTGCCGATGCTGGACGTCGCCAACGGCACCGCGACGAGGGTGACGGTCCGCCGGATCAGCGAGCAGCTGCAGAGCGACACCGATGTGATGCTCGATCTGAAGCGTGCCGGGGTACAACCCGGAAAGGAAGTGACGCTTCTGCTCGGCGATGAGGGCGTGCGCGTGATTGGTGGTAGCGAGAGGGATGGCGAGCGCAGCGAACTGGATCGGCACATCGCCGGCCACATCTTCGTCGCCAAGCCGTAA
- a CDS encoding acyl-CoA dehydrogenase family protein — translation MQRELFDTEHDLFRESVAEFLQREVAPYHPQWEKDGIVPREVWTEAGKVGLLGLGVPEEYGGSGTDDFRFNVVVSEEICRAHATGLGFVLQNDVMAPYLVGLTTDEQKRRWLPGFSSGELITAIAMTEPGAGSDLQGVQTTAVRDGDDYVINGQKTFITNGINSDLVIVVARTRPEGGAHGTSLIAVERGTPGFERGRNLDKIGLKAQDTAELFFSDVRVPAANLIGEENQGFIHLMNNLPQERLSIAVAAVAGAEFVLAATIEYCRERTAFGRPIGRFQNTRFVLAELSTEVDIARTYVDRAITLHNRGDLSVADAAKAKWWTTELANKVMDRCLQLHGGYGYMMEYPVAKAWQDARVQSIFGGTTEIMKEIVGRSLDL, via the coding sequence ATGCAGAGGGAACTCTTCGACACCGAACACGACCTCTTCCGCGAATCGGTGGCCGAGTTCCTCCAACGCGAGGTGGCGCCCTACCACCCCCAGTGGGAGAAGGACGGCATCGTCCCGCGCGAGGTCTGGACCGAAGCCGGGAAGGTCGGCCTCCTCGGCCTCGGCGTGCCCGAGGAGTACGGCGGCTCCGGCACCGACGACTTCCGGTTCAACGTCGTCGTCAGCGAGGAGATCTGCCGCGCCCACGCCACCGGCCTCGGATTCGTGCTGCAGAACGACGTGATGGCGCCCTACCTCGTCGGCCTCACCACCGACGAGCAGAAGCGGCGCTGGCTGCCGGGCTTCAGCAGCGGAGAGCTGATCACCGCCATCGCCATGACCGAGCCGGGCGCCGGGAGCGACCTGCAGGGCGTCCAGACCACGGCGGTGCGCGACGGGGACGACTACGTCATCAACGGCCAGAAGACGTTCATCACCAACGGGATCAACTCCGACCTGGTGATCGTGGTCGCCCGGACCCGGCCGGAGGGCGGCGCGCACGGGACCTCGCTGATCGCCGTCGAGCGCGGCACCCCCGGCTTCGAGCGCGGCCGCAACCTGGACAAGATCGGCCTGAAAGCCCAGGACACCGCCGAACTGTTCTTCAGCGACGTGCGCGTCCCCGCCGCCAACCTGATCGGCGAGGAGAACCAGGGCTTCATCCACCTGATGAACAACCTGCCCCAGGAGCGCCTGTCGATCGCGGTGGCCGCGGTGGCGGGGGCCGAGTTCGTACTGGCCGCGACGATCGAGTACTGCAGGGAGCGCACCGCGTTCGGCCGCCCCATCGGCAGGTTCCAGAACACCCGGTTCGTCCTCGCCGAGCTGTCCACCGAGGTCGACATCGCCCGCACCTACGTCGACCGCGCGATCACCCTGCACAACCGGGGGGACCTGTCCGTCGCGGACGCCGCCAAGGCCAAGTGGTGGACCACCGAGCTGGCCAACAAGGTCATGGACCGGTGCCTGCAGTTGCACGGCGGGTATGGGTACATGATGGAGTACCCGGTGGCGAAAGCCTGGCAGGACGCCCGAGTCCAATCGATCTTCGGCGGCACGACCGAGATCATGAAGGAGATCGTGGGGCGCTCGCTGGACCTGTAG
- a CDS encoding acetyl-CoA C-acetyltransferase → MAEAFIVGAVRTPVGTKKGALAGIHPADMGAHVLKELVERTGVDPAAVEDVIMGCVSQVGPQALDLARTAWLSAGLPETTAGVTIDRQCGSSQQAVHFAAQGVMSGTQELVVASGVENMGMVPMGANVQFALDNGLQLFGEGWLERYGMQEISQFRGAQLMCEKWGYKRADLERFALESHRRAAAAREAGYFDAEIAPLAGLTQDEGIRPDTTLEKMAGLQALREGWELTAAVASQISVGAGAVLIASERAVERHGLTPLARVVQLSLMGDDPVYMLTAPIPATRAALDKAGLAIDDIDVTEINEAFAPVPMAWTEELGADPARVNPNGGAIALGHPLGATGSILMTKLVHELRRTGGRYGLQTMCEGGGQANVTVIERV, encoded by the coding sequence GTGGCTGAGGCATTCATCGTCGGGGCCGTTCGCACGCCGGTAGGCACCAAGAAGGGCGCGCTCGCCGGCATCCATCCGGCCGACATGGGGGCGCACGTCCTCAAGGAGCTCGTCGAGCGCACCGGCGTCGACCCGGCGGCGGTCGAGGACGTCATCATGGGCTGCGTCAGCCAGGTCGGGCCCCAAGCCCTCGACCTCGCCCGCACCGCCTGGCTCTCGGCGGGGCTGCCGGAGACGACCGCGGGCGTGACCATCGACCGCCAGTGCGGCTCCTCCCAGCAGGCCGTGCACTTCGCCGCCCAGGGCGTCATGTCCGGCACCCAGGAGCTCGTCGTCGCCTCGGGCGTGGAGAACATGGGCATGGTGCCGATGGGCGCCAACGTCCAGTTCGCCCTCGACAACGGGCTGCAGCTCTTCGGCGAGGGCTGGCTGGAGCGCTACGGGATGCAGGAGATCTCCCAGTTCCGCGGCGCCCAGCTGATGTGCGAGAAGTGGGGTTACAAGCGTGCCGACCTGGAGCGCTTCGCCCTGGAGAGCCACCGGAGAGCGGCCGCCGCCCGCGAGGCCGGCTACTTCGACGCCGAGATCGCCCCGCTCGCCGGTCTGACCCAGGACGAGGGCATCCGCCCCGACACCACCCTGGAGAAGATGGCCGGGCTGCAGGCCCTGCGCGAGGGCTGGGAGCTGACGGCGGCCGTCGCCAGCCAGATCTCCGTCGGCGCCGGCGCGGTGCTGATCGCCTCGGAGCGCGCGGTGGAACGGCACGGGCTGACGCCGCTGGCCCGCGTCGTCCAGCTCTCCCTCATGGGCGACGACCCCGTCTACATGCTCACCGCCCCGATCCCGGCCACCCGCGCGGCACTGGACAAGGCGGGACTGGCCATCGACGACATCGACGTCACCGAGATCAACGAGGCGTTCGCGCCCGTGCCGATGGCCTGGACCGAGGAGCTCGGTGCCGACCCGGCCCGGGTCAACCCCAACGGCGGTGCCATCGCCCTCGGCCACCCGCTGGGCGCCACCGGATCGATCCTGATGACCAAGCTGGTGCACGAGCTGCGCCGCACCGGCGGCCGGTACGGCCTGCAGACCATGTGCGAGGGCGGCGGCCAGGCCAACGTCACCGTCATCGAGCGCGTCTGA
- a CDS encoding MFS transporter yields MPAHTVERRERREDGKRPAVLAIMGALLLAVLLAALDQTIVATALPTIVSDLGGLNHLSWVVTAYLLAVTASTPLWGKLGDQFGRKWIFLGCIAIFLVGSALSGLAAAMLELILFRAVQGIGGGGLMVLASAIIGDIVSPRERGRYQGFIGAAFGLASVAGPLIGGFFVDHLSWRWVFYINIPLGVAALLIVLLILPADTSARVSRRIDYLGTALLAGLAVCVTLLASWGGSTYPWSSPVIIGLGAAALALGVLWWLSARRAAEPVLPLRLFASPVIRVGMAISFCVGFAMMGSMAFLPLFLQVVHGYSPTVSGLALVPMVLGMLTTSIGTGFLVTKTGHYKPFPILGGAVIAVALALLSLLGPDTRPIEMGAYFLLLGLGLGLTMQVIVTAIQNAADYRDLGVATSAGTFSRSIGGAFGTSIFGSVFSARLADNLRARSAEISLPPGVTVEGIEADPQVVDRLPGAVQAEFLIAYADAIDIVFLSAVPVAVIAFILALMLKEIPLRTTVAAPDLDEQVAPVWTGRGPLDRVEKAVHRVADARGARRIYADLARAAGLDLSPGSSWALTHLAATGPITREELARLAHCPAAVTEQVRDELVLAGLLHEDTGDPAVWELNTRGRDAARRLYDAQRAVLRDLLEEYAAQEYGELVALLEELTRDTLGDEQDARLVRDPIPDRPL; encoded by the coding sequence ATGCCGGCGCACACCGTGGAGCGCCGCGAGCGCAGGGAGGACGGGAAGCGTCCGGCCGTCCTCGCCATCATGGGGGCGCTGCTGCTGGCGGTGCTGCTCGCGGCCCTCGACCAGACCATCGTCGCGACGGCGCTGCCGACGATCGTCTCCGACCTGGGCGGGCTCAACCACCTTTCCTGGGTCGTCACCGCCTACCTGCTCGCCGTCACCGCCAGCACACCCCTGTGGGGCAAACTCGGTGACCAGTTCGGCCGCAAGTGGATCTTCCTCGGCTGCATCGCGATCTTCCTGGTCGGCTCGGCGCTGTCCGGGCTCGCGGCGGCCATGCTCGAACTCATCCTCTTCCGCGCGGTGCAGGGCATCGGGGGCGGCGGCCTCATGGTCCTCGCCTCGGCGATCATCGGCGACATCGTCTCCCCACGCGAGCGCGGCCGCTACCAGGGCTTCATCGGCGCGGCGTTCGGGCTGGCGAGTGTCGCCGGCCCCCTCATCGGCGGGTTCTTCGTCGACCACCTCTCCTGGCGCTGGGTGTTCTACATCAACATCCCCCTCGGGGTCGCGGCCCTGCTGATCGTGCTCCTGATCCTGCCCGCCGACACCTCCGCGCGCGTGAGCCGCCGCATCGACTACCTCGGCACCGCGCTCCTCGCCGGGCTCGCCGTGTGCGTCACGCTGCTGGCGTCCTGGGGCGGCAGCACCTATCCATGGTCCTCGCCGGTCATCATCGGGCTCGGCGCGGCGGCGCTGGCCCTCGGGGTGCTGTGGTGGCTGAGCGCGCGGCGCGCGGCCGAGCCGGTGCTGCCGCTGCGCCTGTTCGCCTCGCCGGTGATCCGCGTGGGCATGGCGATCAGCTTCTGCGTCGGCTTCGCGATGATGGGGTCGATGGCCTTCCTGCCGCTTTTCCTGCAGGTCGTGCACGGCTACTCGCCGACGGTCTCCGGGCTGGCGCTGGTGCCCATGGTGCTGGGCATGCTCACCACGTCGATCGGCACCGGGTTCCTGGTCACCAAGACCGGGCACTACAAGCCGTTCCCGATCCTCGGCGGCGCCGTCATCGCGGTCGCGCTCGCGCTGCTGTCCCTGCTCGGGCCGGACACGCGCCCCATCGAGATGGGGGCCTACTTCCTGCTGCTCGGTTTGGGCCTGGGCTTGACGATGCAGGTGATCGTGACGGCCATCCAGAACGCCGCGGACTACCGCGACCTGGGCGTGGCCACGTCGGCCGGCACGTTCTCCCGGTCGATCGGCGGGGCGTTCGGCACCTCGATCTTCGGGTCGGTGTTCTCCGCGCGGCTCGCCGACAACCTGCGCGCCCGGTCGGCCGAGATCAGCCTGCCCCCGGGCGTCACCGTCGAGGGCATCGAGGCCGATCCACAGGTTGTGGACCGACTCCCCGGAGCCGTCCAGGCCGAGTTCCTCATCGCCTACGCCGACGCGATCGACATCGTCTTCCTCTCCGCCGTCCCGGTCGCCGTCATCGCCTTCATCCTCGCCCTGATGCTGAAGGAGATCCCCCTGCGCACCACGGTGGCCGCCCCCGACCTGGACGAGCAGGTGGCGCCGGTGTGGACGGGGCGTGGGCCGCTGGACCGGGTGGAGAAGGCGGTCCACCGGGTCGCCGACGCCCGCGGTGCCAGGCGGATCTACGCGGACCTGGCGCGCGCCGCCGGGCTCGACCTGTCACCGGGCAGCAGCTGGGCGCTGACCCACCTGGCCGCCACCGGGCCGATCACCCGGGAGGAGCTGGCGCGGCTCGCGCACTGCCCGGCCGCCGTCACCGAGCAGGTCCGCGACGAGTTGGTGCTGGCGGGGCTGCTGCACGAGGACACCGGGGACCCGGCGGTCTGGGAGCTCAACACGCGGGGCCGGGACGCCGCGCGGCGGCTCTACGACGCCCAGCGGGCGGTCCTGCGCGACCTGCTGGAGGAGTACGCGGCGCAGGAGTACGGCGAACTGGTCGCCCTGCTGGAGGAGCTGACCCGCGACACCCTCGGCGATGAGCAGGACGCCCGCCTCGTCCGCGACCCGATCCCCGACCGGCCGCTGTGA